CCTGGTGGACGAAAATCTCGGGGCGTTGTGACTGGGAGGGTCCGCATGCGAAGCGACAAGGGCGAGGCTCACGATCTCACCGCGTTGATCGAAGAGCATCTCCCGCTCGTGAAGCACATCGTGTTCCAGGTAGCCGTGCACTTCCCGCGTCACGTCGATCGGGACGAGCTGGCACGAGCAGGCGCGCTCGGACTGGTGGAGGCCGCCCGGCGGTACGACGAAGCCCGGGGTGTGCCGTTCGACCGTTTCGCCGCGCAGCGCATCCGCGGTGCGATCCTCGATGCCGTACGAGCCGCCGACTGGGCTCCCCGCTCGGTGCGCACGCTCGCCCGGAAGCTCGAGTCGGTCGAGCAGCGCCTCGCCACCCAGTTGGGTCGGCTGCCAGGTCCGGCGGAGATGGCCGAGGCGCTGGGCATGACCCGGGCAGAGTTGGCTCGGCTGCAGGACCGACTGTTCCGTTCGGTGGTCCTGGCACTCGAGCACGAGGTGACCGACGACAGCGACGAGGACCTCACCCTGGTCGACGTGCTGTGCGACCGGGCCCAGGTCGAGCCCCTGGAGGAGCTCGAGACCCGCGAGCTCCACGCCTACCTGCGTGATGCCGTCGAGCTCTTGCCGGAGCGGCAACGGTTGGTGATCGTCGGCTACTTCCTCGAAGGTCGCAGCTCGCAGGAGCTCGCTCGCTTCCTCGGGGTGACCGAATCGCGAGTGTCCCAGCTGCGCTCCGAGGCCCTGGCCATGCTCAAGGAGGGCATCGAAGCCCAGTACTCCGGATCGGTGACCGCTCCGGAGCAGGCGAGCGGGCGGGTGGCCCGCCGGAAGGCGAGCTACGCGGCAGCGATTGCCGATGCCAGCGCGTGGCGGAGCCGGCTCACCTCGGTCGCCGTCTGAGCCGGGTCAGCCTCCCGGGTCGAAGCAGTCGATTTCGCGTCGCTACCAACCCCTCCGGTGAGCAGTCATCCGGGCCGGCGGTGGCGGAGGTAGAGCACCGCTGCTCCGCCGACGAGGACGGCGACCACCACGCCGAACACCACCAGCCCGGCGGTGCTCGCGGGCGAACCCTCGTCGGTGATCGCCGAGCTGGGAGCCGTCGACGGTGGAGCGGTCGACGCCGGTGCCGTGGTGGTGGTGGTCGTGGTGGTGGGCGGGGCGATCGAGCGGGGCAGGGTGATCGAGGGGGCGACGTTGGGTGGCTCGGCGGCGCCGGGGGCGGGTACCTCGACCCAGGCCTCCTCGAGGTCACCGCACTGCTGGATGGTCTTCAACCAGATCGTCTCGCCGGCTTTGCCCCACACCCGCATCGTGGCGGTGAAGGTGATGCGCTGGCGGTCTGGCACCGACCCGCCGCTCCAGCCGAACTGGTCGGTCCCGAGGTCGACGACCCAG
This Rhabdothermincola sediminis DNA region includes the following protein-coding sequences:
- a CDS encoding sigma-70 family RNA polymerase sigma factor translates to MRSDKGEAHDLTALIEEHLPLVKHIVFQVAVHFPRHVDRDELARAGALGLVEAARRYDEARGVPFDRFAAQRIRGAILDAVRAADWAPRSVRTLARKLESVEQRLATQLGRLPGPAEMAEALGMTRAELARLQDRLFRSVVLALEHEVTDDSDEDLTLVDVLCDRAQVEPLEELETRELHAYLRDAVELLPERQRLVIVGYFLEGRSSQELARFLGVTESRVSQLRSEALAMLKEGIEAQYSGSVTAPEQASGRVARRKASYAAAIADASAWRSRLTSVAV
- a CDS encoding DUF1775 domain-containing protein: MSASNANATRVAAAVRHAACSALAAIIGSLLFPSVAAAHVNAKATQVTDDGIVTVEFTFDHGCQGRPTNALRVQIPSNVADVTPQAQPGWVVDLGTDQFGWSGGSVPDRQRITFTATMRVWGKAGETIWLKTIQQCGDLEEAWVEVPAPGAAEPPNVAPSITLPRSIAPPTTTTTTTTAPASTAPPSTAPSSAITDEGSPASTAGLVVFGVVVAVLVGGAAVLYLRHRRPG